Proteins co-encoded in one Polynucleobacter sp. MG-6-Vaara-E2 genomic window:
- the ftsL gene encoding cell division protein FtsL: MNRATLTLLALLLICALSLVAAQQRARRLFIAYERAQIEERKLNQEWLRLEYEQRNLSKSARIRDVARNQLRMVSITPERTLYLKDSE, translated from the coding sequence ATGAATCGTGCCACCCTCACTTTGCTGGCCCTTCTTTTAATTTGCGCTTTGTCATTAGTCGCTGCACAACAACGCGCCCGCAGATTATTTATAGCCTATGAACGCGCGCAAATTGAAGAGCGTAAATTAAATCAAGAATGGTTGCGATTGGAGTACGAGCAACGTAACCTTTCAAAATCAGCGCGGATTCGAGATGTTGCTCGTAATCAGTTACGTATGGTGTCGATTACTCCTGAACGTACTTTGTACTTGAAGGATAGCGAATGA